TAGAGTTTATAAAGTTTAAAACATCAACATGACAGTTTGCCACATCATGCATATCAGATATCACAATTTCTGAGGCATCTAAGCATGTTggcattaataataataataataataataataataataataataataatattattattattattattatattattattattattattataatagtGTTTTTATTAAATTGAAAACGCCCTATAAGATCTGGGAGTTCCCATTTTGGTTCCCATACCATGTGGTAAATGGCTTCGATCTGTTAGAATGGGTAGCTCGCCTGCAGGTCCTAGTTGGGGAATAACTCTGGTTACAAGTTCAGGTTTTCCAAGGGAGATATAGTACCAACAACTGTTAATTTATGTAGGTATTTTGTTGTTGATTCAATTCTAAATAAGAACCTAAAAGGATTTTGTAGGGGGGGAAAAAAAGGAGAATTtcggaaaaacaaaaaatgggaattgtaaaaataaaacacaaaatgaaaatagaaaatgttTTCTTAAACCAAACAGGCCATTAAATTCCTTTTCACGCATCTGCcaaaaaattttggaaaattaaATAAGGGAAAAAATACCACTTAGTTGTCGTGTTTATGACCGAAGACACTTCATAATAGAATACCCTCCTCCTCCCCCCgtcccccccaaaaaaaaaagcacTAGAATGTGAGTGCAGGTAATATAGGCTGCTAGCCATAAATAATGAATGATGGTATTCCaaggataaaaatataaattcatgaaaaaagtatatatatatatatataacacttACAATCAATTTGGTCCTCCAGCAACTAACTGTTTCTAATCTTGGTAGAAATTCTTCTTGGATAGAACCTTTTGAAATGGCATCTTGCTCCAGCTTTTCAAGTTGAATATGAACTTGGTATGCTTCAGAGTATCTGTAACGCTGAACAGAGAGAAGTTTATAAGCTACAATTTCGTTATTGTTTTACTCAAGCAAATTATCATCATAATTCAGAAAGGAGCTAATACAGTCTTGTCCACCCGAAACACAAAAAAAAGGGACAAAACCCACACCCACACAGAGACACAGAGAGTAAAAGAAAACACAAGTTTAAGATACACAAAGTTCACTTCTATGCAATTGTAACCCAATTGAAAGCAAAGTATAAATAAGCATACACCATAACAGAGATTAAACTCACATATTATGAACTATTTATTAGGCTATTGAAGCCAGATATCACTTTCTATGCAAGAAAGATGTAAAACTCAGGTGTTATCATTCATATTCACTACGTTTTGCTATGCTAAAAATACAGATGAGATGGCCAAAAATACATGATTATGTATCAAGAAAATTTCACAAAGGATCCATTAAACAAGGGAATTGCATGCAAATTGATAAGCAAAAAGTGGTTACTGTTCCTAACTAGTAAATATGTAAGAATAAGTAATCAGGAACTATATCATACACTTGAATAGGGTGAGATTGTTGGGAATGTAAAGTGAATAAGAGTTTCCAAACTACCACTGAAAATAACACAACAAGAAGTACCTGCATATAAAAAACAACAAGAAGACTTCCAGTAGTCCTCGGGGGTTCTTCAGTAGCACAATCCAAAAGACTCTTGTGTATATATTTCTCTTCATCAGAATTCCATGGCAATTCTAGCATTCGATCCACTAAGTTCCTCCTAATACAGAGGCAACAAATCTCGGTTACCAAGACCTCCACCCAATTACTAAATTGCCCTTTTGGTATATCAGCAGTCTCCAAAGGTGCTCCTTTATTGAAACTCTTTTCTTTCACTCTTGTGCAGAGAATCCTCTGATGCATAAATGCTTCAGTCAGAAGTCCACACTCGATCCTTACCCGCACTGCAGTGACAGCATCTCTAAGTGAAATATTACGAGGCCCACCATCACGACCAGCCCACCTTAAAACCATCAGAGCTGTATCAGGGCTATTCCTTTCTAACAGTACTTCAGCAATTTTAGGGTGTGATGCTGCACCAGAAATTTCAGGAAGAAGGCGACAAGCTTCCTaacagaataataaaatatattaatctCAAAGGAAAAACAACAGATCAACCTTAACAGCAAATattacaaaatgtaacatggTCATTGCATAAGGACTACAAGACCCATAGCTCCTCATTCTTCTTTTCAGAAGGAGGGATTCTTAGTACACTTATGGCTTAACAAACAGCTGTATATTTACTTTGATAAATACTAGACCAAGACCCTCTAATTAAATGGGGAAAAAATAGCATATATAATATCTCTGACTCAAATCCCAATTACTCTTACCACTTTCATTTTATGCCCATAAATTGCCTAGCATTGTCTCCTCATACTAATATGATGGTATCAATAGTCAGCAGCTAAAGGAAATTAGTGAACCAAACTTGATACATATAGAATcagcatttattttttttttttttcaaactggTTAAAATAAGCATTGAGACTCACTGAACACAAATATTATGTTATAGTCACCTGTAAAGCCTCCTCAGTATCATCATCCAGGAGATAAAAAGTAAAAGACTCAAGTAATGAATGCCTGCTAATATTAAATGTCACTGCAAAGTCCTCTATTAACTCCCTCCATTCTTCATCAGGAATTGTCCAGTGACGATCATACAAATAATACAGAAACTGTAGAAGTTAAGGAAAGGCATATGTATTGCTATAAATTACAACTATTACCACCAAAAAATCCAACATCCCACACGCACTATAAAGGAAAGGGTAGAAGGATACGATTGCTTGTTTGGCAAGCACAACATCAGAACTTCCACGTAAAAAGAGTAAGTCAGCAGCAGCATGGAGATTTTTGAATGGATAGCAACCCAACACCCGATCAGTATCAGACTGGAAAACCAATGGTCCATCCTTCTGCAAGGATGCAACATCACCTCCCTGTATTAAGCCCTCCTCTAAATCAAGATTATTCAATGCATCTTCAATAAATAGAGATCCAACATGTCCTGTTGACTCCACAGATTGACTTATTGCATCAGGCCAAGCACGTCTAATTGCTTCTGATTTCCGTCTGCGGACATCTGAAGCCCATGATGAACTATCGGTAAAACGAGATCTCACATTCTCCAAAAAATAATGTCTTGTACACCAGACAATAATCTCCAGATGCTGGGTTGGACAATTGAAATAACAAATCAGTGGCCAGTATTAAGACAGCAAAATGAGCTCCTCTTTATTCTTAAGGTTCCATATTTACAGGGAGAGAGGGTGAAGAGAGAGGAAGCTCAATAAGCTTGGCAAACAATATTAATGAAAGACCCAAGTATAAATGACCAAATGTCAGTCCCTTCTACAGAAGGCCCTCCTCATACACAAACACGGAAAATCAAGTGTGAATTTCTGCAGCCAAGGTTCACTGTAGTAAACCACATTTTGCAGATTGGAATATAAATCCCATCCAACATGAAATACCCAACATTACTATAACAAAATCGTAAGCAACGGCTAAAAGTAacagaaaaagaagataatatctgcatatatatataatgaagatTCTCAGCCGATCAGCATGAGCCAAGCAAGCAACAAGCGAAAAACTAAAatatcaacaaaaaaaattgtaaaaaaacaGTAATACAATCACtcaatcaaaaacaaaatcttgCAAGACTAAACCTGCTTTGTCTTTAACACGCTCTCTTGGAGATGATGCAAATCATGAAGTTGTGCTGAAAGAGTACCCTTAAAAGATGACTCCAAAATGTCTAGCACATTTGATATGCCTTTCAAGTGTAATGAAAATCTCAGAAGTGAACTCAATTTCTCTTTCATTTGAAAAACATCAAGATTATCTAAAACACATTGTTAGGGAGCACAAAACCTCGGAAGCATAAAATATACTCGCTATAACTAGCTTTAGATACCAACAGTTAAAAAAGGTTTGAGGATACAAATTCCCTGTAGTTCAGCTATGATATTTGTGAATGTCCTCTTGCACCAATCCTTCACTACCACTTCATCCAACAAAAATGCTATAACTGGATCACTGGAACCGGCAGTTTCATCCATACATACATCTGTGATGTCTGAAATTTTGGTTCAAGAAAATGCGAAGTAGATAAAGAGAAGGGGGCTTGTCAAAACAACAGAGAAACACGAGAATAATATTCCTTCTTTCTCGTTGTTTTGTGTGTGTTGTTTGTGGAGGGGAGGTATAGGAAGGGGATGATAAATGACAATGTATAAAAGGATACAGTGGCAAATTAAAGAAACCAAGTTATTCTCAAGTGCAACgtcaaacaaagaataaagaCGCTGTTTCTCCCCATCTTCTATTTCTTGAAATCTCTCATCACACCTTTTGGAAATAAGGCCAGCTTCTATGCATTCGTAATAAAGTCGGAGACGCAGTCTATCACCACCCTTTGGAATTGGGATTCTGCATATTGGGCAGATATCACACCGTTGACTACATTCTTCACATAAAGAAGCATGCCCACATGAATTCAACAAGTGAAGGACATAACGACCACAGCTTCTCAAGTCTCTAGTTGCTCGGCAGTGCTCAACTTTGGCTTCTTTCCACAACTCAATTAGATCAATAGATGCCAAGCGTTCCAATGTAGCCTGAAAATAAATTTTCCCATCTCGTGTACTGTTATTATTTGAAATATGAAATGAAACCTCTATTCTGCTCAATAACATGAAAAATGGAACTAACGATTTTCAAGTTCTACATAAAATACAGTTTCCTTCTGCATCTAAACAGGTATGACTCATTTCGCCACGTGCTCACAACAAATAATTCAGACATGTTAGGAACCAAGAAGTAAGAACTTCATAAGATTACAAGTAGGCCTA
The genomic region above belongs to Arachis stenosperma cultivar V10309 chromosome 5, arast.V10309.gnm1.PFL2, whole genome shotgun sequence and contains:
- the LOC130980928 gene encoding E3 ubiquitin-protein ligase HOS1 gives rise to the protein MDRRLNGPATTPSSSGGATATARSSSRKLQPNYSSPFVQATLERLASIDLIELWKEAKVEHCRATRDLRSCGRYVLHLLNSCGHASLCEECSQRCDICPICRIPIPKGGDRLRLRLYYECIEAGLISKRCDERFQEIEDGEKQRLYSLFDVALENNLVSLICHYITDVCMDETAGSSDPVIAFLLDEVVVKDWCKRTFTNIIAELQGIYNLDVFQMKEKLSSLLRFSLHLKGISNVLDILESSFKGTLSAQLHDLHHLQESVLKTKQHLEIIVWCTRHYFLENVRSRFTDSSSWASDVRRRKSEAIRRAWPDAISQSVESTGHVGSLFIEDALNNLDLEEGLIQGGDVASLQKDGPLVFQSDTDRVLGCYPFKNLHAAADLLFLRGSSDVVLAKQAIFLYYLYDRHWTIPDEEWRELIEDFAVTFNISRHSLLESFTFYLLDDDTEEALQEACRLLPEISGAASHPKIAEVLLERNSPDTALMVLRWAGRDGGPRNISLRDAVTAVRVRIECGLLTEAFMHQRILCTRVKEKSFNKGAPLETADIPKGQFSNWVEVLVTEICCLCIRRNLVDRMLELPWNSDEEKYIHKSLLDCATEEPPRTTGSLLVVFYMQRYRYSEAYQVHIQLEKLEQDAISKGSIQEEFLPRLETVSCWRTKLINRCLELLPEVEQQQLRSGNLTEGGITSHEEVTIPAKIDVPRTRESRSTSLLIPSSTDSSDMLHGDHTFGLLSSSTLGTSTKLGMPFPTIGPEFGNFGTPSDRHEGLIPSNMRFSNNQGKSGKIPRYDHTPTPKNHRIRFMNDSALKGANKTSPNNSQENMRDKMSPDERSALFSHTKKASPMYSLKASASPVIGSMHSHSKEFADNFPNISSKSVQSHKGDRSWNAASANDPMDVSWSHTETRLDARENINGGPRWRSDETSDEEEQGLERAMDIVYHATPTRTNRRSRFTKR